From the Sphingomonas mesophila genome, one window contains:
- the dut gene encoding dUTP diphosphatase: MTIAIEIARLPHGAGLPLPSYATPGAAGLDVVAAEDVDLAPGQRHAVATGFRLAIPDGYEIQVRPRSGLAFKHGISVPNTPGTIDSDYRGELKILLINHGAEPFAIRRGERIAQLVPAAVTRADFAEVDVLADTDRGHGGFGSTGR, translated from the coding sequence GTGACCATCGCCATCGAGATTGCCCGCCTGCCGCACGGCGCCGGCCTGCCTTTGCCCTCCTACGCCACACCCGGAGCGGCCGGGCTCGACGTCGTCGCCGCCGAGGATGTCGACCTCGCGCCCGGCCAGCGCCACGCCGTCGCAACCGGCTTTCGCCTTGCCATTCCCGACGGCTACGAGATCCAGGTCCGCCCGCGCTCCGGTCTCGCCTTCAAGCACGGCATTTCGGTGCCCAATACGCCGGGCACGATCGACAGCGACTATCGCGGCGAATTGAAGATCCTGCTGATCAACCACGGCGCCGAGCCGTTCGCCATCCGCCGCGGCGAGCGCATCGCCCAACTCGTCCCCGCCGCCGTCACCCGCGCCGACTTCGCCGAGGTCGACGTACTCGCCGACACCGACCGCGGTCATGGAGGCTTCGGATCGACCGGGCGGTGA
- a CDS encoding bifunctional phosphopantothenoylcysteine decarboxylase/phosphopantothenate synthase produces MARILLIVGGGIAAYKAAELIRLARKAGHSVTPVLTAGGAHFVTPMSLAALAESPVYTSLWDLKDEAEMGHIQLSRAADLLLVCPATADLIARMGAGIADDLATTILLATDKPVVVAPAMNVRMWLHPATQANVATLRARGVTVLDPDEGDMACGEYGPGRLPEPADILARIAQLLPGTGSGSAAEGGGGAVPGDKPAAIAVTSPLAGTHILVTAGPTHEPIDAVRVIANRSSGRQGFAIAAAAARAGARVTLIAGPVAVPTPGGVARIDVETAQQMAEAVADALPADAAILVAAVADWRVANAARSKLKKDVGPPNLEFAPNPDILRTLAQSPDRPRLLVGFAAETDDVIANAAAKRTAKGADWIVANDVSGDVMGGARNRVHLVTAAGVEDWPDQSKDDVARRLVARIAEEIQ; encoded by the coding sequence ATGGCCCGCATCTTGCTGATCGTCGGCGGTGGAATCGCCGCCTACAAGGCCGCGGAGCTGATCCGGCTCGCGCGCAAGGCGGGCCATTCGGTGACTCCGGTCCTTACCGCCGGAGGCGCGCATTTCGTCACTCCGATGAGCCTCGCGGCGCTCGCCGAAAGCCCGGTCTACACCTCGCTGTGGGATTTGAAGGACGAGGCCGAAATGGGCCACATCCAGCTCAGCCGCGCCGCCGACCTGCTGCTCGTCTGCCCCGCCACCGCTGACCTCATCGCGCGCATGGGGGCGGGCATCGCCGACGACCTTGCGACCACCATTCTCCTCGCCACCGACAAGCCGGTGGTGGTCGCTCCAGCGATGAACGTGCGCATGTGGCTCCACCCAGCCACCCAGGCCAATGTCGCAACGCTTCGCGCGCGCGGAGTCACGGTCCTCGACCCCGACGAAGGCGACATGGCGTGCGGCGAATACGGCCCCGGCCGCCTGCCCGAGCCCGCCGACATCCTGGCGCGGATCGCCCAGCTCCTCCCCGGAACAGGGAGCGGGAGCGCTGCCGAAGGCGGTGGTGGAGCGGTTCCCGGCGACAAGCCTGCTGCCATAGCAGTCACCTCCCCGCTCGCCGGAACCCACATCCTCGTCACCGCTGGCCCGACCCACGAGCCGATCGACGCCGTACGAGTCATCGCCAACCGCTCAAGCGGGCGGCAGGGTTTCGCCATCGCCGCCGCCGCCGCCCGCGCCGGGGCCCGGGTCACGCTCATCGCCGGGCCGGTCGCCGTCCCCACACCCGGCGGAGTCGCGCGGATCGACGTCGAGACCGCGCAGCAGATGGCCGAGGCGGTCGCCGACGCGCTTCCCGCCGACGCAGCGATCCTCGTCGCCGCGGTCGCAGACTGGCGGGTCGCTAACGCCGCCCGCTCCAAGCTCAAGAAGGACGTCGGCCCGCCGAACCTGGAATTCGCGCCCAACCCCGACATCCTGCGCACGCTCGCCCAGAGCCCCGACCGCCCGCGCCTGCTGGTCGGTTTCGCCGCCGAGACCGACGACGTGATCGCCAACGCCGCCGCCAAGCGCACCGCCAAGGGCGCCGACTGGATCGTTGCCAACGATGTCTCGGGCGACGTCATGGGCGGCGCGCGCAATCGCGTGCACCTCGTCACCGCGGCCGGGGTCGAGGACTGGCCGGACCAATCGAAAGACGACGTCGCGCGCCGCCTGGTCGCGCGCATCGCCGAGGAGATCCAGTGA
- a CDS encoding J domain-containing protein, with protein MIDHYRTLGVAATADEAIIRAVYVALMKRVHPDRNSSPEMLREAQAINEAYAVLSDPKRRADYDEERARLQPWDRSTVLAAPPRRIGLSGVLVSLTALGGAIALAWWWPQLSPAQRGDVPLPMASTPARCAALSDPERVREALIVRLDQSGALDRAAAGALTAARFDLGPATDARDLAAPGEVACIAPLRITLPAAFRTASGDGTILSELQFSVSRTAPQSGVEVDPDARLIAALGAIRHQAALPAVVNPMLEQDVAAAETPPPAPVLAPPPNVRTATAPVQRPAPKVSPPPQRSVERRPPPAQTLAPALARTARSGEGLGGVDRHTMGFYEQSLRNAAGEKRGRLMRSHTAFASRLAACGSDQCRREAYLKRNVEISKIMIGQ; from the coding sequence GTGATCGATCATTATCGCACCCTCGGCGTGGCGGCGACGGCCGACGAGGCGATCATCCGGGCGGTCTATGTCGCGCTGATGAAGCGCGTCCACCCGGACCGCAATTCCTCGCCCGAGATGCTGCGCGAGGCGCAGGCGATCAACGAGGCCTATGCGGTGCTGAGCGACCCCAAGCGCCGCGCCGACTATGACGAGGAGCGCGCCCGGCTCCAACCGTGGGACCGTTCCACCGTGCTCGCCGCGCCGCCGCGCCGGATCGGCCTCAGCGGCGTGCTGGTCAGCCTGACCGCGCTCGGCGGGGCGATCGCATTGGCGTGGTGGTGGCCGCAATTGAGCCCGGCGCAGCGCGGCGACGTGCCGCTGCCGATGGCCTCGACCCCTGCGCGCTGCGCGGCTTTGTCCGATCCCGAGCGGGTGCGCGAGGCGCTGATCGTCCGGCTTGACCAGAGCGGCGCGCTCGACCGCGCGGCGGCGGGCGCGCTCACCGCGGCGAGGTTCGACCTCGGCCCGGCGACCGATGCGCGCGACCTCGCCGCGCCGGGCGAGGTGGCGTGCATCGCCCCGCTCAGGATCACGCTCCCCGCTGCCTTCCGCACCGCAAGCGGGGACGGCACGATCCTCAGCGAGTTGCAGTTCTCGGTGTCGCGCACCGCTCCGCAAAGCGGAGTGGAGGTCGACCCCGATGCCCGGCTGATCGCGGCGCTCGGCGCGATCCGCCACCAGGCGGCGCTGCCGGCGGTGGTCAACCCGATGCTCGAGCAGGACGTCGCAGCAGCAGAGACGCCGCCGCCGGCTCCGGTGCTAGCGCCGCCGCCGAACGTCCGCACGGCCACCGCGCCGGTTCAGCGTCCGGCACCCAAGGTTTCCCCGCCGCCCCAGCGCAGCGTCGAGCGGCGGCCCCCGCCGGCGCAGACTCTCGCACCTGCCCTGGCACGTACGGCGCGCAGCGGGGAAGGGCTTGGCGGGGTCGATCGCCACACGATGGGCTTTTACGAGCAGTCGCTGCGCAACGCTGCCGGGGAGAAACGCGGCCGGCTGATGCGCTCGCACACCGCGTTTGCGTCGCGGCTGGCGGCGTGCGGTAGCGACCAGTGCCGCCGCGAGGCCTATCTCAAGCGCAACGTCGAAATCAGCAAGATCATGATCGGCCAGTGA
- the ubiB gene encoding 2-polyprenylphenol 6-hydroxylase, which translates to MTTAATHLYRLLKWGRTLARHGALQGIEADPLTPPNVRRLCRVARFGTRPPAEVDYAAALQEIGPAAIKLGQALATRPDLVGPVAAANLLQLQDDLPPEPFARIKPAIEAELGGPVEQYFTSIDPEPVGAASIAQVHRAVTTEGREVAIKVLRPGVEEEFARAVETYEWAAAHVELLGGEAERLRPRLVVAYFKQWVRRELDLTREAASASELKQNMIAEPGFYVPEIDWRRTARRVLTLEWLDGIKLSRRDELIAAGHDPRAIAAILIRAFLRQAVIDGFFHADLHQGNLFVLPDGRLAAIDFGIMGRINRQARMWLAEILYGLITGNYRRVAEIHFEAQYVPGHHDVAEFATALRAVGEPIRGLPVKDISIGRMLDNLFAITRDFDMQTQPHLLLLQKTMVMEEGVATYLDPDINMWEAAEPFLKEWIRGELGPEAYYADRIVAAVRAFKKIPHLVDKIDAQYPEPGAAPPPPPLANIAVIQPRRGLGYALTALLAAGAGAAATVAIIRLF; encoded by the coding sequence GTGACCACCGCTGCGACGCACCTTTACCGCCTGCTCAAGTGGGGGCGGACGCTGGCCCGCCACGGCGCCCTCCAGGGGATCGAGGCCGATCCCCTCACCCCGCCGAACGTGCGCCGGCTGTGCCGCGTCGCGCGCTTCGGTACGCGCCCGCCGGCCGAGGTCGACTATGCCGCCGCGCTTCAGGAGATCGGCCCCGCCGCGATCAAGCTGGGCCAGGCGCTCGCCACGCGTCCCGACCTTGTCGGCCCGGTCGCCGCGGCCAACCTCCTCCAGCTTCAGGACGACCTCCCGCCCGAGCCCTTCGCCCGGATCAAGCCGGCGATCGAGGCCGAGCTCGGCGGCCCGGTCGAGCAATATTTTACCTCGATCGATCCCGAGCCGGTCGGCGCCGCGTCGATCGCCCAGGTCCACCGCGCCGTGACCACCGAGGGCCGCGAGGTCGCGATCAAGGTCCTCCGCCCCGGGGTCGAGGAGGAGTTCGCCCGGGCGGTCGAAACCTACGAATGGGCCGCCGCCCATGTCGAACTGCTCGGCGGCGAGGCCGAACGGCTCCGCCCGCGCCTCGTCGTCGCCTATTTCAAACAATGGGTGCGGCGTGAGCTCGACCTTACCCGCGAGGCTGCCTCGGCGTCCGAACTCAAGCAGAATATGATCGCCGAACCGGGCTTCTACGTGCCCGAGATCGACTGGCGCCGAACCGCTCGGCGGGTGCTGACCCTCGAATGGCTCGACGGGATCAAGCTCTCGCGCCGCGACGAATTGATCGCCGCCGGCCACGATCCGCGCGCCATCGCCGCGATCCTCATTCGCGCCTTCCTGCGCCAGGCGGTGATCGACGGCTTTTTCCACGCCGATCTCCACCAGGGCAATCTGTTCGTGCTCCCCGATGGCCGCCTCGCCGCGATCGATTTCGGGATCATGGGACGGATCAACCGCCAGGCGCGGATGTGGCTCGCCGAAATTCTCTACGGCCTCATCACCGGCAACTACCGGCGGGTCGCCGAAATCCACTTCGAGGCGCAGTACGTGCCGGGTCACCACGACGTCGCCGAATTTGCCACCGCCCTGCGCGCGGTCGGCGAGCCGATCCGCGGCCTCCCGGTCAAGGACATCTCGATCGGCCGGATGCTCGACAATCTGTTCGCCATCACCCGCGATTTCGACATGCAGACCCAGCCCCATCTCCTGCTGTTGCAGAAAACGATGGTGATGGAAGAAGGGGTCGCGACCTATCTCGATCCCGACATCAACATGTGGGAAGCGGCCGAGCCGTTCCTCAAGGAATGGATCCGCGGCGAGCTCGGCCCCGAAGCCTATTACGCCGATCGGATCGTTGCCGCGGTGCGGGCATTCAAGAAGATCCCCCATCTGGTCGACAAGATCGACGCCCAATATCCCGAGCCAGGTGCCGCCCCGCCGCCGCCGCCGCTTGCCAACATCGCCGTCATCCAGCCGCGCCGCGGCCTCGGCTACGCGCTCACCGCGCTGCTCGCTGCAGGGGCCGGCGCGGCCGCGACCGTCGCAATCATCCGCCTGTTCTAG
- a CDS encoding class I SAM-dependent methyltransferase, translated as MSETVNFGDERVTPEEKTRRVGAVFSSVARKYDLMNDLMSGGLHRGWKDRFVERVKPRSGETMLDMAGGTGDIAFRLARRGALVTVADINPDMLAVGMERAEQRAIDGLSWSTQNAEALTFPDKSFDAYTMAFGIRNVTDIPAALREAHRVLKRGGRLFVLEFSTSEWPGFATAYERLSAQVIPRLGKAVTGDEDSYRYLVESIRRFPRPEAFRTMIGEAGFAQAKVEPILGGAVAIWSGWKL; from the coding sequence ATGAGCGAGACGGTCAATTTCGGCGACGAGCGGGTCACGCCCGAGGAAAAGACCCGGCGCGTCGGCGCGGTCTTCTCCTCGGTCGCGCGCAAATATGACCTGATGAACGATTTGATGAGCGGCGGCCTTCACCGCGGCTGGAAGGACCGCTTCGTCGAGCGCGTGAAGCCGCGCTCGGGCGAGACCATGCTCGACATGGCCGGGGGCACCGGCGACATCGCCTTTCGCCTCGCCCGCCGCGGCGCGCTGGTCACCGTCGCCGACATCAATCCCGACATGCTCGCCGTCGGCATGGAGCGCGCCGAGCAGCGCGCCATCGACGGGCTCAGCTGGTCGACCCAGAACGCCGAGGCGCTGACCTTTCCCGACAAGAGCTTCGACGCCTATACCATGGCCTTCGGCATCAGGAACGTGACCGACATCCCCGCCGCGCTCCGCGAAGCCCATCGCGTGTTGAAGCGTGGCGGCCGCCTGTTTGTACTCGAATTCTCGACCAGCGAATGGCCGGGCTTCGCCACCGCCTACGAACGGCTGAGCGCGCAGGTCATCCCCCGTCTCGGCAAGGCGGTGACAGGCGACGAGGACAGCTATCGCTACCTGGTCGAATCGATCCGCCGCTTTCCGCGCCCCGAAGCGTTCCGGACAATGATCGGCGAGGCCGGCTTCGCGCAGGCCAAGGTCGAACCAATCCTCGGCGGCGCGGTCGCGATCTGGAGCGGCTGGAAACTGTGA
- the mutM gene encoding bifunctional DNA-formamidopyrimidine glycosylase/DNA-(apurinic or apyrimidinic site) lyase — MPELPEVETTVRGLEKVLQGRRLERVEPRRADLRRAIPQDLGQRLTGARVTALGRRAKYGLIGTDRGDTLVFHLGMSGRWRIDPDEIGKHDHLLIETDEGRVLALNDARRFGSLDLVPTGELAEWPGFAGLGPEPLGGTIDGLWLRKRLEGRSAAIKLMLLDQRIVAGLGNIYVCEALFRARIDPRKAAGRVGRPKLDALAGAIPAVLEDAIRAGGSSLRDFAAPDGELGYFSKTFDVYGREGEPCRGGCGGVVRRIVQGGRSTFYCPRCQR; from the coding sequence ATGCCGGAACTGCCCGAAGTCGAGACCACCGTACGCGGGCTGGAAAAGGTGCTCCAGGGCCGCCGGCTCGAACGGGTCGAGCCGCGCCGCGCCGATTTACGCCGGGCGATCCCGCAGGATCTCGGGCAGCGGCTGACCGGGGCGCGGGTGACCGCGCTTGGGCGGCGGGCCAAATATGGGCTCATCGGCACCGATCGCGGCGACACTTTGGTGTTCCACCTTGGTATGTCGGGGCGGTGGCGAATCGATCCCGACGAGATCGGCAAGCACGATCATCTGCTTATCGAGACCGACGAGGGCCGGGTGCTGGCGCTGAACGACGCGCGCCGCTTCGGCTCGCTCGACCTGGTGCCGACCGGCGAACTGGCCGAGTGGCCGGGATTCGCCGGGCTGGGGCCGGAACCGCTCGGCGGGACGATCGACGGGCTGTGGTTGAGGAAGCGGCTCGAGGGGCGAAGCGCGGCCATCAAGCTCATGCTGCTCGACCAGCGGATCGTCGCCGGGCTGGGCAACATCTATGTTTGCGAAGCGCTGTTCCGGGCGCGGATCGACCCGCGCAAGGCGGCCGGCAGGGTCGGACGGCCCAAGCTCGACGCGTTGGCAGGCGCCATCCCGGCAGTACTCGAGGACGCCATCCGGGCGGGCGGGTCGAGCCTGCGCGACTTTGCCGCGCCGGACGGCGAGCTGGGCTATTTCTCCAAGACGTTCGACGTCTATGGCCGCGAGGGCGAGCCGTGCCGCGGCGGCTGCGGCGGGGTGGTCCGGCGGATCGTCCAGGGCGGCCGCTCCACCTTCTATTGCCCGCGCTGCCAGCGCTAG
- the rpsT gene encoding 30S ribosomal protein S20, protein MANTPQAKKRIRRNAKRATINGARVSRIRTYIKAVEAALEAGDKTVAAEALKKAQPELARGVARGVVHKNTASRKYSRLTKRVAALG, encoded by the coding sequence ATGGCGAACACGCCGCAAGCCAAGAAGCGAATCCGCCGCAACGCCAAGCGGGCGACCATCAACGGCGCTCGCGTCAGCCGCATCCGCACCTACATCAAGGCGGTCGAAGCGGCGCTTGAGGCCGGCGACAAGACTGTTGCCGCCGAAGCGCTCAAGAAGGCGCAGCCGGAGCTGGCGCGCGGAGTCGCTCGCGGGGTGGTCCACAAGAATACTGCGTCGCGCAAATATTCGCGCCTGACCAAGCGAGTAGCAGCGCTCGGCTAG
- the dnaA gene encoding chromosomal replication initiator protein DnaA, which produces MSIAESLSLAGPDLIADRETPLAAAWDSIRAGLRRDCGVRTFDGWLKPAELGAFDPDSGELQIAMPSQFMADWVRNHFGERLSLAWRAALPIVRSVSVVAASDAPRPSPLLILEDIPEAPPESVARHPDQPNFDSRYRFETFVVGKANEVAATAAKTLANAESVSFNPLFIHGGTGRGKTHLLHAIGQDFLARRPGARVVSMSAEKFMVEFVRALKENDTIGFKSRLRSADLLLIDDVQFIAGKDSTQEEFFHTMNEIITAGRRLVITSDRAPQDLDGIAPRILSRLSWGLVADINPADYELRLNILEAKLAVLPGVEMPRNVVEFLARRLTNSIRELEGALNRIAAYALMTGRTIDLPFVEEVLANVLRANQRRISIDEIQTQVAEHYRIRKAEMTSARRAREVARPRQVAMYLSKQLTPKSLPDIGRRFGGRDHTTVIHAVKQIERLRAADAELDADIRLLTRQLEG; this is translated from the coding sequence GTGAGCATTGCGGAATCCTTGTCGCTTGCCGGGCCGGACCTCATCGCCGATCGCGAAACGCCGCTTGCCGCAGCCTGGGATTCGATCCGCGCCGGACTTCGCCGCGACTGCGGGGTGCGCACGTTCGACGGCTGGCTGAAGCCTGCCGAGCTCGGCGCGTTCGATCCTGATTCGGGCGAGCTCCAGATCGCCATGCCGAGCCAGTTCATGGCCGATTGGGTGCGCAATCATTTCGGCGAGCGGCTGTCTCTGGCATGGCGCGCCGCCTTGCCGATCGTGCGCAGCGTCAGCGTCGTCGCCGCCTCCGACGCGCCGCGGCCATCGCCGCTGCTGATCCTCGAGGACATCCCCGAGGCTCCTCCGGAAAGCGTCGCGCGTCACCCGGACCAGCCCAATTTCGATTCGCGCTATCGGTTCGAGACGTTCGTCGTCGGCAAAGCCAATGAGGTCGCGGCGACCGCCGCCAAGACGCTCGCCAATGCCGAAAGCGTGAGCTTCAATCCGCTGTTCATCCACGGCGGCACCGGGCGCGGCAAGACCCATCTGCTGCACGCCATTGGCCAGGATTTCCTCGCCCGCCGGCCCGGCGCCCGGGTGGTGTCGATGTCGGCCGAAAAGTTCATGGTCGAGTTCGTCCGCGCACTGAAGGAGAACGACACGATCGGCTTCAAGAGCCGGCTGCGCTCGGCCGATTTGCTGCTAATCGACGACGTCCAGTTCATCGCCGGCAAGGATTCCACGCAGGAGGAATTCTTCCACACGATGAACGAGATCATCACCGCCGGACGGCGGCTGGTGATCACCTCCGACCGGGCGCCGCAGGACCTCGACGGCATCGCGCCGCGGATCCTCTCGCGCCTGTCGTGGGGGCTGGTCGCCGACATCAACCCGGCCGACTACGAGCTTCGGCTCAATATTCTCGAGGCCAAGCTGGCGGTGCTGCCGGGCGTCGAGATGCCGCGCAACGTAGTCGAGTTCCTGGCCCGCCGGCTGACCAATTCGATCCGCGAGCTGGAAGGGGCGCTCAACCGCATCGCGGCCTATGCACTGATGACTGGGCGGACGATCGACCTGCCGTTCGTCGAGGAGGTGCTGGCCAACGTGCTGCGCGCCAACCAGCGGCGCATCTCGATCGACGAGATCCAGACCCAGGTCGCCGAGCATTACCGAATCCGCAAGGCCGAGATGACCAGCGCGCGGCGCGCCCGCGAGGTCGCCCGACCGCGCCAGGTGGCGATGTACCTGTCGAAGCAGCTGACACCCAAGTCGCTGCCCGACATCGGCCGCCGCTTTGGCGGTCGCGACCACACGACGGTGATTCACGCGGTCAAGCAGATCGAGCGGCTGCGCGCCGCCGACGCCGAGCTGGACGCCGACATCCGCCTGCTGACCCGCCAATTGGAGGGGTAG
- a CDS encoding TraB/GumN family protein, with amino-acid sequence MILLAAALAAQTPLPATAPLAEEIVVTARRTGIPVWRVRRDGSTLVLIGTIERITRDTHWNRSALEATIARSQRVMFPQTVGLAASPFQLIGWLAKWKRMAKLPKGRTLSAMIGAEQSASLARLAAQGLAPKDWDRMHPLHLAFKISDLVEKRTGMAPSAAAAVNQAIKRHKVARVPIARMRASPVVRDLFATGPAEHLPCLTATITMAEAGPAELRRRSRAWSERRVTAAVRSPVEAIYERCWPAQAGSGFDPNLMATTSRALADNGATVAIIDLNSLARRGGLLDQLKAAGLTPEGPDWR; translated from the coding sequence ATGATCCTGCTTGCCGCCGCGCTCGCCGCGCAAACCCCCCTGCCTGCAACCGCCCCGCTGGCCGAGGAAATCGTCGTCACCGCGCGCCGCACCGGCATCCCGGTATGGCGAGTCCGCCGCGACGGCTCGACCCTGGTGCTGATCGGAACGATCGAGCGCATCACCCGCGACACGCATTGGAACCGGTCCGCGCTCGAGGCGACCATTGCACGCTCCCAGCGCGTCATGTTCCCCCAGACCGTCGGCCTTGCCGCCTCTCCGTTCCAGCTGATCGGTTGGCTGGCCAAATGGAAACGCATGGCTAAGCTGCCCAAGGGTCGCACGCTATCGGCGATGATCGGCGCCGAGCAAAGCGCTAGCCTCGCGCGGCTGGCGGCACAGGGTCTCGCGCCAAAGGACTGGGACCGCATGCATCCGCTCCACCTCGCCTTCAAGATCTCGGATTTGGTGGAGAAGCGGACCGGCATGGCGCCGAGCGCCGCAGCCGCGGTCAATCAGGCGATCAAGCGCCACAAGGTCGCTCGGGTGCCGATTGCCAGGATGCGCGCGAGCCCCGTTGTGCGCGATCTGTTCGCGACCGGGCCGGCCGAGCATCTGCCGTGCCTAACGGCGACGATCACCATGGCCGAGGCCGGACCGGCCGAACTTCGCCGACGCTCGCGCGCTTGGTCAGAACGGCGAGTCACTGCCGCCGTCCGCAGCCCGGTCGAGGCGATCTACGAGCGCTGCTGGCCGGCGCAGGCGGGGTCAGGCTTCGACCCGAACCTCATGGCGACGACTTCCCGGGCGCTCGCGGACAATGGCGCGACGGTGGCGATCATCGATCTTAACAGCTTGGCTCGGCGCGGCGGCCTGCTCGACCAGCTCAAGGCGGCGGGGCTGACGCCCGAAGGACCCGACTGGCGCTAG
- a CDS encoding DUF4136 domain-containing protein: MRINTFAAAALLGASALGLGGCATGFPAQVSRYQAMPAPQGQTFFVVPTDPAQQGSLEFQRFGALVAQAMQAQGYQPASTPTAATMIVRMDYGVDDGETVLVRDPFSRSMYADPFYNGRYDPFYRGYYGRPYYSRYGGYYGGRSPYYYGWNDPYWYSPYGGVNTYTRYQSFLTLDIRRAGDNQQLFGGRAEARSTSGNLGILVPNLVGAMFTGFPGRSGETIRITVPPAQRR, translated from the coding sequence ATGCGTATCAACACATTTGCGGCCGCCGCGCTGCTCGGCGCGAGCGCGCTTGGTCTCGGCGGCTGCGCGACCGGCTTCCCGGCCCAGGTTTCGCGCTATCAGGCGATGCCGGCGCCGCAGGGCCAGACCTTCTTCGTCGTGCCGACCGATCCGGCCCAGCAGGGCAGTCTCGAGTTCCAGCGCTTTGGCGCGCTCGTCGCGCAGGCGATGCAGGCGCAGGGCTATCAGCCCGCTTCCACCCCCACCGCAGCGACGATGATCGTGCGCATGGACTATGGCGTCGACGACGGCGAAACGGTCCTGGTGCGCGATCCGTTCTCGCGCTCGATGTACGCCGACCCGTTCTACAACGGCCGGTACGATCCGTTTTATCGCGGCTATTACGGCCGGCCCTATTATTCGCGCTACGGCGGCTATTACGGCGGCCGTTCACCCTATTATTATGGCTGGAACGATCCCTATTGGTATTCGCCTTATGGCGGGGTCAACACCTACACCCGTTACCAGAGCTTCCTGACGCTCGACATCCGCCGCGCCGGCGACAACCAGCAACTGTTCGGCGGCCGCGCCGAGGCCCGCTCGACCAGCGGCAATCTCGGGATTCTCGTGCCAAATCTCGTCGGCGCGATGTTCACCGGCTTCCCCGGCCGAAGCGGCGAGACGATCCGCATCACGGTCCCGCCGGCCCAGCGCCGCTAG
- the trpS gene encoding tryptophan--tRNA ligase, protein MRVVSGIQPTGGLHLGNLLGAILRWVRMQDDGECLFFLADLHALTVEVDPEQLRANVREMAAALIASGVDPARAILFRQSAVREHAELAWVLQGTARMGWLERMTQFKEKSGKNKERSSVGLFTYPVLQAADVLLYHATHVPVGEDQKQHLELARDIALKFNNDFDTELFTLPEPFVGGGTAARVMSLRDGSAKMSKSDPSEMSRIQLTDSDETIAQKIRKARTDPAPLPADPSELAGRAEARNLVGIMAAIQDRPVEAVLAEFAGQGFGAFKPALADALIALIAPLRARLEQLRSDPAEIDRILEVGAERARALAAPTLDSAYRAVGLR, encoded by the coding sequence ATGCGCGTCGTCTCCGGGATTCAGCCTACCGGCGGGCTCCACCTCGGCAATTTGCTTGGCGCGATCCTGCGCTGGGTGCGGATGCAGGACGACGGCGAATGCCTGTTCTTCCTGGCCGATCTCCACGCGCTGACGGTCGAAGTCGATCCCGAGCAGCTGCGCGCCAACGTCCGCGAGATGGCCGCCGCGCTGATCGCCAGCGGGGTCGACCCGGCACGCGCCATCCTGTTCCGCCAGAGCGCGGTGCGCGAGCATGCCGAGCTCGCCTGGGTGCTTCAGGGCACCGCGCGCATGGGTTGGCTCGAGCGCATGACCCAGTTCAAGGAGAAGAGCGGCAAGAACAAGGAGCGCTCGAGCGTCGGCCTGTTCACCTATCCGGTGCTCCAGGCGGCCGACGTCCTGCTCTATCACGCCACCCACGTGCCGGTCGGCGAGGACCAGAAGCAGCATCTCGAGCTGGCCCGCGACATCGCGCTCAAGTTCAACAATGATTTCGACACCGAGCTGTTCACCTTGCCCGAGCCGTTCGTCGGCGGCGGAACCGCTGCACGGGTGATGAGCCTGCGCGATGGTTCGGCCAAGATGTCCAAGTCCGACCCGTCGGAGATGAGCCGGATTCAGCTGACCGACAGCGACGAGACGATCGCCCAGAAAATCCGCAAGGCGCGGACCGACCCCGCACCGCTTCCCGCCGACCCGTCCGAGCTCGCCGGCCGGGCCGAGGCGCGCAACCTGGTCGGCATCATGGCCGCCATTCAGGACCGCCCGGTCGAGGCGGTGCTCGCCGAATTCGCCGGCCAGGGTTTTGGCGCATTCAAGCCGGCGCTGGCCGACGCGCTTATCGCGCTAATCGCACCGCTGCGCGCCCGGCTCGAGCAATTGCGCTCCGACCCGGCCGAGATCGATCGCATCCTCGAAGTCGGCGCCGAGCGCGCCCGGGCACTCGCAGCACCGACTCTCGACTCCGCCTACCGCGCCGTCGGCCTCCGCTAA